CATTGGAAAGCTGAGGTAATTAATACTTACTAGGTTTATGGAAGAAAAACTTTTGACATTCTGCTTGTTTGGGAGTGTGACACCAAGCTTACCATTTTTCCAGGTCAAACTTCCTCGGCACAAAGTTTTTAATCTACGACACGCAGCCCCCGTACAACGGGGCCGTAGTCCCACCTGTTGGAAGGAGCAGCAGAAGGTTCAACTCAACAAGGGTCTCTCCGAAGGTGCCTGCCGTCAGTTACAACATAGCCCAGGTGACATACGAGCTGAATGTTCTTGGCACGAGAGGGCCTAGGCGGATGCGCTGCATCATGCACTCCATACCGGCCTCCTCGGTCGAGCCCGGCGGCGTCGTCCCCGGCCagccggagcagatcgtgcctcGAGCCCTGGGGGACTCGTTCCGCAGCATCACGTCCTTCTCCCAGTCGTTCCGCAGCAGCGCCACCTTCTCCAGGTCCATCATGGACCAGTCCATGGACTTCAACAGCGCGCGCTTCTCCGAGATCAGCGGCGGCGGGATGacggacggcgacggcgagggcgagGTCAAGGAGCGGCCGCTGGTGCTCCGCAACAAGCCCCCGAGGTGGCACGAGCAGCTGCAGTGCTGGTGCCTCAACTTCCGCGGCCGCGTGACCATCGCCTCGGTGAAGAACTTCCAGCTCACCGCCGCGTCGAACCCGCCGCCGGCGGGCGCCCCGACGCCCTCGCAGCCCGGCCCGGTCGACCCGGAGAAGGTCATCCTGCAGTTTGGGAAGGTCGCGAGGGACATGTTCACCATGGACTACCGCTACCCTCTGTCGGCGTTCCAGGCGTTCGCCATCTGCCTCAGTAGCTTCGACACGAAACTGGCCTGTGAATAATTCGTGACACCAAGACCGAAGCGAaagcgaagaagaagggggcgCCGGCGCAGATGATCCGACGACGGCGCCCTGGTTCCTTAGGTTGTTGTAGATCGTGTTCGCGTTTCGCCGTCGTGTTTTTCCTGCTTGTAATTGTGCTTGCTGCTGTAGTAATTTGAACCGGACGTATCATACATGAAAAGCATGTGATTCTTGGCCTGCCTGCCCTCTCTCTTCCATGATACGACGTGCACCCGTCCACGCAGGCATCCACCGATCCATCATCCATGGTGCAATGTAACATGCCCTGGCAGTGCCACACAATAATAAGAAGAAAGTTACGTACCATTGACCAACTGTCCTGTGCGCTTTCCGAAACAATGCAGGAAACAAAAGCTGGCGTGGGGCTCCCGTTCTGCGCCCCCGGCGTCGCCCGAATTGTGCGAGTCCTGTCGCTCTCGCCGGCCCCGAGGCGGAAGGAGAGGAAGGCTCGGCATGGCGTGCCGCTTTTATTAGTGGCCATGGTCAGTCACGGAGACGGAGGGCCGGTGACCACGCCTGAGCTGTGCTATGCTATGCAAGTGCGGGTTAATCATTGCCTGCGGGATGTCGACGCCCCTTCCGATGGCGCGCTGGTCACACAGGACAAAACAGTGCCTGCCGCGCTGCGCGCCCGACGGGGGCAACGGCATCGTCTCACATGGGGGGCTGCCTGCCTTTTCCCGTCTCCTTGAGTGAGTGTGCATGCCATGCCAACATCTTTTAATTGGGTTCGGGTTTCTTTCATCAATCAGTGGGGGAGCTCGTTGAGGAGGCAGGATAAAGGGGAAAAGATCGAAAGGGTGGAAGGGCGAGCAGACAGGGACCTACTCCGGCGAGAGGTGTGTCGCTGTTTCTTCGAACTGGAACGCACACAGACGCCGCGGCGCGTAGCACCTCGACGCGTCGCCTTTCTGGCTCGCCCGCGAGTAGTGCTCCACGAGCGCGCGCAAGAGGGATGTGCTGGTGCCGGTGCCGTGGCGTGGTTTCGCGTACGTTTGGAATCCTGGACCAGGAGGACGACAGGAGAAGCGACGGCGACGGTGACGGCGTGTGCGAGGACGGGGAGGCACGCACGGCGGCATGCGCAACAGCGACATTGCTTTCGAGAATGGCTGATGTGGGTACTTGGCACCAGTTATGCGTTCAGTAATCGATCGATCGGTTGCAGTGTTGCACGATGGGTGAAGCAAGGCCTTTGACTTGGGCATCCGCGTGTTCCGTGTCGCTTGTGCTTTGATACTGCGGTGGAGATGTGGTGTTGTGATGGGGATGTAGTTTTCAGATAACTGTTTCGTGCTCGAACGGATAAGGATGGCAGCGAGATCTACTGGTAGGACCGGAAGGGCCGGTGCCCGGTGCTGGTTTGCTTAGCTTTACTGAACTGTACTCTGTTTTGGTTTCCTATTTGTGTTTCAATCCAGGGAGAGTGGTCTATAAATAATTTCAAGAGGTTCTAAAGGACTTGCTTTTTAGCATATAAATGATTTTTTAAAGAATTAAAGACTTTTTTAGCAGAACATGGTTCTTTATTCATTCAAAACATTCATTTGTAGTTAGGTAGCTACACTACAAGAGGAATTCCGGTTTTGGGAACTTTTTGGAAGCTTCCTGGTCGATTTCTGTCTATAGCTTTTCTTTTTTATAGTTTTTATATAgcgtttttgtttttccttttcttataaTGTTTGTAAATTCCAAAATTTCTTTGAATTGctcaaaaaatgttcagaaaatTGTTAAAATGTTTCAGATATTTATAATTCATTTGTAGTTTTTTGTAAAatgtttgaaaatttcaaaaattgtttgcaattaCGAAAAATGCTGGAAAGTAGAAAATAATCAGGATTTTGAATAATGATTGGTAATTACTTagtaaaaaaaataaaattaaagAAAAACATTCTCCTTTTAAAAACgtccaaaacaaaacaaaaaattctgaaattagGTTGTAATCATCGCCTCTGTGCAAATGCCCAACATCTTGACGCACAAAGCATCATATAGGGAGTCCTGTCCCAGAGGCGCCCTATGCAGTGCTGCCACTGATCCAAAGCATCGCACAACGGGCTGGACCGGCGTGAGGGGCGACCATACGCCTCAAGCCACCGGGCTGCAACCATGGCCCGGAAACCATTGGTTCTCGAAGAAGAACCAAGGATTTTGCCTTTGGGAAAGCTCGCCGGAGTCCACCATGACTACCAGATCGGGGTATTGATTAGAACCAAGCCAATGACCGTTGATCGCGAGGTTGGAAACTTGGCCTCCAAGTCGCAGAATACAAACACGCAATCGAGCACACTTCTAGTTGGGGTCTTGGGGCTGCGGGGGCTATATCTTGCTTATGGCGAGCTATATGCTCCCCTCGCCTAAAGCTTTGCCTGCGCGGAATAGTACAGGGGCAACCCATTTTGTATCGTTCCTTCGCTCGCTCAATTCATTGTCTTCAGTCTCTTCTTTTTTTACTTTCATATTTGTTTTATTCGATTTATTAGTTTCCtctattttttttgctttctccaaTTTTCTCTATTTATCAATTTTCATTGGTTTTTTCTTGGTTTTCAcaggtttcttttcttttctttctttttttcttcagaTTCCTTTCTTGGGTTTGATTGTTTCTCTTTATTTCTTTCTCCGCTTCACTATTTTCCATTTTTTGCACTCATTATCTTTGGTTTTCCGTTTTCTTTGGttcttttttggttttctttgtttctcaTTATTTCATTTTCGGTTTTATTGTTTATTTTCTTTCTCTTTCCGTATAGAACAAGATTTTTTATAAATGTTTAATATTTATTCAAATACATGAAACATTTTTGGCATACATCTGAAAAAACTTTGTGTACccgttgaacattttttgaaatacaCGATTAACATTTCTTTTCGAAAAATATATTTTTGATGTcaatttttttcatacacattctaaATTTTCCGCATACATCTGAAACATTTTTTGTGTAGATGTTTAAAATTTCTCAAATAAAATTTTAacattcttttatttctattcTTTCGCATAAACATTCTACCTTTTTGTATACCCTAGGAACATTTTTTGTGTACAGTTTTAACATGTTTCAAGTATAATTACATTTTTCAAACATATACTTTTTAATATCTATTTTTCGCATACACAttctacattttttgtatacatcaggaacacttttgatatacatgtttaacattttaaAATACATGATTAGTATTTTTTAAAGCATATAATTTTTGTGTCTAATTTTTTCCATACGCATTGTAATTTGTGTGTATACATCAGGAAtatttttatacatgtttaaTATTTTCTAAATACATAATTTACCTTTTTCATATATATGTTTTTATTTCTATTTTTCCACACACATTGTACATTATTTGTATATATCAATAACATTTTTATACACCTTTTagatttttaaatacatgattaacattttttcatATAAATGTTTTGATGTTTAATTTTCATCATACATATTGTACAATTTTCATATACATTAGaaacatttttctatacacatttaatatttttcTAAATGCACgattaacatttttcaatttGAGTATGCAAAGTGAATTTTATAATAGATATATTTAAAATATTTCAGAATATAGATGTGAAAATAAAAGCTGAAGGCCTGTGGTTCCTACAGGGCTCACATGTCTGGCTGTTAGCGAGACATAGTTGTGCTCGGTCAGGGCGAGTTTTTTTTTGTTATTGAAATCGCCGCTTAGGGCAAGTTTTTTTGTGGGAAACTTTCGATCTATTCAttttcaatcatggcagtacaacgaacacaagaaataataaaaattatattcagattcatagaccacctagcgacgaccaTAAGCACCGAAGcaagccgaaggcgcgccgccgtcatcgccctcCCTCGCCAGAGCCGGGCACAACTTTTtatagtagacagtcgggaagtcgtcgtgctaagaccCCATAGGACCAACACACCAGAATAGCAACCGCTGCCGATGAAGAGAAGTTTAGATCAGAAGGATCCAACTTGAAGACACATGAACAAAGCCCGGATCCGAGCGGATCCACAAAAGACAACCACCGACCAAATCCTATGAGATCCGGcgaagacacacctccacacgccctagacgcaaccttattccatcttcaagaAACCGCCACCGCCTCGTCTTCCCGAGCAGGACACAGACTCCAACAAAACTTGATAAGCACATAAAAATAGATCCCTCCCATGACAAGGACCGGGATTCACGCTCACCCATGACACTAAGGCCACAGGAGACGTGGCAGATCGgcagcgccgccgccgggagGCAAAAACCCTAGCCGCAGATTACAAAAGGGACCGCTGCTCTGTGGCTTCTTCCGCGCCTTAGGGCGAGTTCATTGTTCGTCCACGTGAATCTGGCACCAGATCGGATTTATCCCTAGCTCCTCGCAGCAGGTTAAAATCCCCTCCTACCAGCACCCATCTCTTGTACTCATTCGAGTAGTTCTAGAGAAAAAAGGGACAGGATGGTGTCCATCCCCATTCCTTGTGCCGCCGTTGATCGTTCAACCCCAGGGAATATTAAGCGTACGTACGTCGGTACGTGTACAAATCAGAACGCGGCGGAGCGGCGCTAGAAGCAACCTCGCACGTCACCGGCAGCGAGCAACGACGACCTGGCACTTCTCCTCGGCCCGCACGCATGACGcgctaccacatacatatataccACCTACCTCAGATGGACGCCAAGCGAGAGACCAAGCTGCAGTTTCCATCGCAGCCCTACCTGTTGATAATTCAGCAGCGTCGATGTCGGTAGGCAAGAAGCCGTCGCCGTCGACGTCGCGGCACGACGCGGAGAAGGCCGCCGAAGAAGTAGAGGGAGGAGACAACAGCGGCGGCGACGTCGCCGTGATGCAGCGGAAGGAGAGCGGTGGGAAGAAGGCGGCCGATCAGCGGCGGTACAGCCGGTGCTTCTCGGGGCTGGAGATCAGCATCGGTCCGGGCCCGCTCAAGGACGTCGACGCCGGGAAGCTCAAAGGGCAGATCAGGAAGTGGGCCAGGGCCGTCGTGGGCTACGCGCGCCAGCTCAGCTTCGGCTCGCCGAGGTCCTCCCCTCGCAAGTCCGGCGACGGCGCCACGCCGAAGTCGGCCGCCGTCCGGTCCAAGTCTGGCCTCGGCGGCGCCAGGAGCGACCCTCCCTCGGCCGAGCTGCCACCGTGAAAGCTTTGGTAACTTACAAGAGTACTCCTTGACCGGTCGGTTGCGTGTGACCACGTAGAGTTATTCAGCTTCTTCCTTTCTTCCTCCCATCTTATAATATTAAAAATTTATTTGATTTGTTTTCCCATGCTTGGCTTGATTATCTCTTTCGGTTGAGTAAGATTCTTTGATTCAATTGTTCGTGCATAGACACCAGATATGTACATGTTCAATAATAATGATTTACTCCTACTATGGATGCTTCAATTGCAGCGTAACTATATACATACGGAGCAGTCTCAATCGCTTTGTAAACTTAATTATTTGTCTACCATTGATGGTGTGGTGATATTCTACCACCTTTCACCGTGAGAAGTATCATGAACTAGTATTATGTGTCTGGTACTATTTAATTATGTGCATAATACTAATCTATGATAAGAACTCCCCAATGTCGTAGTATATACACTATTatcatattattattattttatcaTTTGTAGAATTATAATATAAAGTTGTACTTACGATTTAGTTTTTAATATATTTTTCTTGTCTGTTGTATTATGATACGATATCACAATCATCTTTCACATTATTAATTGCAGTGTCACGTCATATTTTTCACTTAGATGCCAATGCTTATGATACTCTCGTTGATGCTCTATCCATTCATCTTTACTTTGCTCATAACTTTAATCACGCATACCATCTCCAAACCCACATCCGTGCATACCCGATGTCGTCAGCCGCCACGTGGCCAACCGAATCATCCTACTGCTTTCCTTAGAGCAAGTATGATAAAGTGATGTAAGCAAGCTATAAGGACCAAAATACTATATTTTCACTGAGTTGAATGAGAGTGAGGATGATAGGGAATGAAAGCAAGTTGTAGAATAAGAGCCGGCTCTAACACGGACTCCAGGAAACATTGTGAGAGTGTAAGATGGGTCATTTACTAATAAAGTAGTACTTCTTTGTATCCAACTACCATACATATTGGCTATTAGGTTGAATATAGATGATATGTCAACAAGGTATAGCCATTACTTGGCTCTACTATTAACCAATGCTCTAAGCTCATGACACTTCTTCCTTTGGATCATATCGAGACACTCCTAGCTTCTCCTAGCTCCGTCCCATCCAGTATCGGCTTAGGAAGGCCACGACCTATCTTCCCACATGAAAGGATCGATGCATCTGGCTGAGGTGCAGTTGAACGACAACCATGGCCGAGCGTCGGTTCACCGAACAGAGTGGTGGCAGCGTCACTCTCCTCCATCCTCTCGGTCAACACCCACGACTCATGGCCTCCACCATCGAAGCAGCATCCTCGCTGAAGTGCAATCAAGATCTCCGCCAACCTTGTGCAACATAGTTGAATCAAACATATTAATATTCGTTATCATTTTCTACGGGGTCATGTTTCACGTGAAGACATTGTGATATTTCATGTTGGCGTGAAGAAGCGATTTGCCAATGTTTTCACCAAGCTGTTTGATGAGCAAGGCTCAgtgagttaaggcatgagctaaatatcatcgAATCGGTTAACATGGGTTGTTAATCTTCTATACACACATGAACTCAACTAGTATCTTGTTCTGACGTAGGCACATAAGTAgcgtgtgcgcgcgcgcgtgtgtgttgATGGCCTGCAAGACACATAGGGTGGTTAGCACTTTCATGGAAGTATTCCAATTAGTTATCGTCCCAACGAAGAGCAGAGAAGAGTATTTATATTTGCGCTTCTATCACAAGGTGTCATAATTCTTATGTGAAGCAACTGCTTGTGATTCTGCAAATATTGTTACTGTCCTTTTGGACAAATAAACCAGTGACAAGAGTTATAAGCTTGTAGTGAGAATAATAAGAACATTTGGAAGTAAATAACATAAATAGACCTGAAAATAGAGTTGTGTTTTTTTGCAATGGAAAAGTTAGGCGCGGAGAGAATTCAGTTCATGGTATACATCAAGTGTGCCAGTGAATACAAGTTACCTTGTATTGTGTTCATAGTATTTGATTTGTTTGTTCTGTAGGTGGATCACCCTAAGATCATGGAACTCCTCCTCGCGGGGTTACATTACATTCTATTGGTTCTGCTTTGTCGTTGCCACAGAGTGGTTGTCTCCACAACTAAGATCTTTGGACCAGAACTAAGCATTAATTTTGATGGATCACCATTATCTCATATTGTCTTTGGTTCTCATATATGTCTCCACCTGTCACGTCATAGGTCGAATATTTCTTAAACAATATGTGTTACCTATGTGGTTCTTTGAGATCATGTTGCCTAGGCCCTTAAATTAGACAACATGCATAGAGTTCACCAGAGTATAACAACTTACTAGACAGATCATAATACTAAAAATACAAATGACAACATATAGATTAGGTACAAATGAATCTTACCACTCATCTACATCTCCCATGCCTAGGGGGGAATATTCACACATCATAAGGGAATAACCAATCATCTCGGAGAATAAACCAACGAAGATCATATCAATAACACACAAAAGATCCACAATGAAATGAATGATCCAAGTAGTCTTGATCTCCAGATGAGTAGGAATAGAGTTTACAACTTGGAGTTCCTCTTACAATAGTGAAGGATGATATGGTTAGGGAGATGAAAGGACCAAAACTAAGAAGGTCTCCGATGATTCTCCGGATCTCTCCCTTCTCTGTTATGGCTGTGGTGGCGGTGGCTAGGGTCCTCTCCTCCCTCCCGTCCCTTCACAAAAGTGTCTTGTATAGACGTGGTGGAGCTGCGGGCACCTCATACGCGGGTGTGCTCGCATGGAAGGCCATATTTTGCTCTGCTGCACCTGGTGGCTTGGCTTTCCACGTGGAAGTTGCTCTGTTTGACTTGATTTGTAGCAATCCCCTTGCTTTCCTTCCATAAATGATATTTCTTGCCAAACAATAGAAAAACGGGGTTTCTTCTCTTTTGAAGGATTAGCGTTAGAAATAACCGGGAAGTGGCATGAATCCGGTGGAAACCAAATAAGAATCACTTGGAAATAATCACAAATTCTCGAGCCatcatgtgtgtgtgtgtgtggggggggggggtagctcaATTCGATCTATTATATACCTAGTAGTGCATAATTGAATTATATCTTTCACGTAAGTCACTTATCGTGACACATGTGCTTAAAGATTAGTATTGGTCTTGAGCCCAAGGTTCTTTTCTATGCAATGCCAAACCTAATTACTCAACATGCTGCCTTCGGCCACCATCCTACTCGTGCGAGGAGGTTGCACTCATCATTTGTTTTTTTGGTTTCTTCCTACAAATACGAGTGTATACGATTTCTACAATCTGATTTAGTATGTATCTGTCCCAAGCCCATGTTTCTATCTAAGACATGCTTTTACCCTTTCAAGATTTCCTCTTTGGCCTTCCCATATGGTATTGGATATATTTTCGGCATGTGCTCCCTCCTCGCAAGGTCCTTCTGATTACCTCTTTAGAAGCTCGAATTTTTTTGGTCACTTGGGAGCCCTCCCCTAAAGTGGCTTCTCGAGCCTCTAAACATCCCTTGTGCACGAGGTTTGTACTGTGTGCACGGAGCCTCGTGCACACGGGGTCTTTAGCTCCACTAGTAGAAGCACCACCATTGATCTATTTGTCTATGCTCAGTAGAGGAAGAAGGTGGATGAAATGGACTTCATGTTTGCGGAGAGTTGGCAGTGTGTATGGAGAAGAGGTCATGTATGTATGCTCGTTTTATCAAGGCCTTGACCGAGTTTGTTGCACCGGCTGCTACTATTGCTAGATACCATGCCAACCTTCCTAAGTGTAACCAAGCAtgaaaaccttgtgtgcttggGGCGCAATCCGAGGCTAGGGGATAGTGCCGCATATGTTGAGGATGACTTCTAACATCACATCAATCCCAATGCACAATCCATGGATGTTCCTGCAATGAACAAGAAGGAAAAGAACATGTTTGTGTGTAACTACTAACTACAACAACTTGTTCAAGATGTGCAAGTCCATCAGGAGGCATCAGATTCAACATATCAACAAGGGGAAGATGTACATGCACAACAAGAAGGCTAAGTTAGCTGCTCTCGTGATGAGAAGATTCTGCTTGGGCAGAGGATCATGAGTTCATTACAGTGTTGATAAGTCTACGGCGAATCAATGATTTTTGCTTTTTTCATGTTACTTTTAATATCATTATTGCATAATGTTGGCACCAATTTTTTATCAATTTTATTGGACTAACGTATAGATCTAGTGGCCAGTGTTAGTTACCGCTTTTCATGTTTTTACACTTTCTTTAAAAAAATCACCGCTTTTAGGGACAAAAAATTCCAGAAACACATCTTCGAAAGTTTTGGAGCGAGATGGAGCCAGAGGGACCAGAGCCTAGCCGATAGGCCACCCGTGGGGCCCATGTCATGCATCCTAGCCCAGGTTGCCACAATTTAGAGAAATGGTTCAGTTTATGAAGAAGAAATAAAATGGTTGATCGAGGTTGAAAGGAATGGACTGGGACCCATAACTTCACTAATGGCATCTCTCCATCAAACATAGCGTAGATGTTGCGAACAAATTACAGTTGTGTATTGATTAAATTGTAGAGTTTTTGATTATGATTATACATGATATGATTTCATATAGGCATTATATCCTAGGGTGATTGGGTTAAATTAGTAGGGTTGTTAGCAATGGGGCCCAAGGGTCGGTAGGGGTTAGTTAACAGGAGGTTATTAGGCCTAATTAATTAAGGGGTCGACACCCACATGGAAATGGCCCATTCGGCTCACCTGTCGATGGTGGTGGCTAGGTGGTTGGtggcgaaatcactaattaaggagtactcgttgtAAAGAACACTTCACCTTCCCAGgtcgcgacaagtggcgcacatgcaacgtgccacttgtcgcaacctgagagttttcccttttttcgtagatccgtttattcaaaacgttttatatcttaaaccgtgcgtccaaatctcgaaccgttttcaccattgaattcttcgcgtcgagatcttcaaaactaaatcccatgttgataggttttgacaaactttttttatgaaaaaaccggacgaaaaaccAAACCGAGAGCATggtttttttcctttccgaaagaggcacgcccgtgcctctcgcgaaatcacaactgtgcctctcgtggaagcaaaaccgtgactctcgtggaaggaaaaaaaaacagaaaacacgttttttcgtttccgagaggcacggccgcgACTCTCGCGGAAGCACAACCGCTCctctcgtgaaagaaaaaaaaacagaaaacgcgtattttttcccttttccgagaggcacggccgtgactctcgcgaaagcacaaccgtgcctctcgcggaagcaaaaccgtgactctcgcgaaaggaaaaaaaaacacaCGTTTtgttttccctttccgagaggcacggccgtgactctcgcgaaagcacaaccgtgcctctcgcgaaagcaaaaccatgactctcgcgaaaaaaaaaacagaaaacgcgtttttatcgtttccgaaaggcacggccgcgactctcgctaaagcacaactgtgcctctcgcggaagaaaaaccaTGACTTCCGCGAAagggaaaaaaaagaaaatgcaTTTTTTCGCGCAAATTTTTTTCCCCGATTTTTTTCATCgtaaagctaaggaagaccgggggaaaaccaaaacgtcgaaaacCCCCGGAAAAAACCcgttaaaaagccgaaaacgcgtgcggaaaaatagaaaaacaaaatccggagggagcatccagagcgcgacacgtggcgaatggctgcgcgccaagtggcgctgatcgttgcgaggctcccgaaggagttCTCGTTAACTAGTTACTCTCGACATCGCCAGGGGTGGAGACGATGGTCTGAAGTGCGGATGGTGGAGACAAGGCCGACCGAGCGGCTGGGTATGACCGACGAGGAGCGGCCCGTGGGCTGGCCCAATAATTGTGAACCGGTTATTATTATTTTATTCTTGTTACAAAATGACAACTCATGGTTAATGAATAATTGGGGTTATCAAATATCCTTCAAAAAGTATTAAATTTATGTAGACTCTCTGGTCCATGACAAAGCCCAACGGAAATAttcaatatttttggaattatatatatatatatatataatagaaaTAAATCGATTTAAATTATTAAATGAGTGTGAACTATAAGTGTGTTATGGTTGATTCCAAAAATCGTTGAAT
The Aegilops tauschii subsp. strangulata cultivar AL8/78 chromosome 3, Aet v6.0, whole genome shotgun sequence genome window above contains:
- the LOC109750394 gene encoding tubby-like F-box protein 3, translated to MSFRSIARDVRDGFGSLSRRSFDVTIASLYGLTGHHKGKAQSSLDDFLDPAPVIQESRWASLPPELLQDIIRRLEADESTWPSRKHVVCFAAVCKTWREMCKEIVLSPEFSGKLTFRVSLKQPGPRDGMIQCFIKRNKSKSTYQLYLCLTNVVTAETGKFLLSAKRNRKTSCTEYAISMDSANTSRSNRTYIGKLRSNFLGTKFLIYDTQPPYNGAVVPPVGRSSRRFNSTRVSPKVPAVSYNIAQVTYELNVLGTRGPRRMRCIMHSIPASSVEPGGVVPGQPEQIVPRALGDSFRSITSFSQSFRSSATFSRSIMDQSMDFNSARFSEISGGGMTDGDGEGEVKERPLVLRNKPPRWHEQLQCWCLNFRGRVTIASVKNFQLTAASNPPPAGAPTPSQPGPVDPEKVILQFGKVARDMFTMDYRYPLSAFQAFAICLSSFDTKLACE
- the LOC109750415 gene encoding uncharacterized protein gives rise to the protein MSVGKKPSPSTSRHDAEKAAEEVEGGDNSGGDVAVMQRKESGGKKAADQRRYSRCFSGLEISIGPGPLKDVDAGKLKGQIRKWARAVVGYARQLSFGSPRSSPRKSGDGATPKSAAVRSKSGLGGARSDPPSAELPP